One window from the genome of Rariglobus hedericola encodes:
- a CDS encoding methyl-accepting chemotaxis protein yields the protein MKNWSIKNRIIAGFGIILLITLIIGVFSYFRLMIIDRNKQALTERSLPLTLALNRINRNVTINSSLVLKHILTVEPDRIAEIDSLSKQNSAEINELYKIVETSNLSADERALYEKAVAERKSYVKAREAVYVLSRANKNEEAFAVYREQMEPAYKAYSGSVNAMVDHYEAAGRTAGNNIDKAITSSVRFSTAGVGTALALALLTGFIIIRGVNHRLLTASTTLESGASQVAAAAAQVSSSSQALAEGASEQAASLEESSASLEEMSSMTKRNAENAQKARELSLQTRASTESGAGRVDEMHKAMHAIKASSDDIAKIIKTIDEIAFQTNILALNAAVEAARAGDAGAGFSVVAEEVRNLAQRSATASRETAGKIESAIQKSQQGVSLADAVSQALGDILEKARGMDSVIAEIAQASNEQSQGISQINISITQMDQVTQSNAGNAEETAAAAEELNAQSLTLREAVGDLRRLIGGKTPAGDQASANSGSHDRPKQPARLGGRLGKPSFSKL from the coding sequence ATGAAAAACTGGAGCATTAAAAACCGTATCATCGCCGGTTTTGGAATCATTTTACTGATCACACTTATCATCGGCGTATTTTCGTATTTTCGCCTGATGATCATTGATCGTAACAAGCAGGCGCTGACAGAGCGCAGCCTGCCGCTCACGCTCGCGCTCAATCGCATCAACCGCAACGTCACGATCAACAGCAGCCTTGTTCTCAAGCACATCCTGACCGTCGAACCCGACCGCATTGCCGAGATCGACAGCTTATCGAAGCAAAATTCCGCCGAGATCAACGAGCTCTACAAGATCGTTGAAACCAGTAATCTGTCCGCTGACGAACGAGCTCTTTACGAGAAAGCCGTCGCCGAGCGCAAAAGCTACGTGAAGGCGCGCGAAGCCGTCTATGTTCTGAGCCGGGCCAATAAAAACGAAGAGGCTTTCGCCGTTTACCGCGAACAGATGGAGCCCGCCTACAAAGCCTATTCCGGAAGCGTCAATGCCATGGTTGACCACTACGAAGCGGCCGGTCGCACTGCGGGAAATAATATCGATAAAGCCATCACCTCGTCGGTCCGCTTCAGCACCGCCGGAGTGGGCACCGCCCTCGCGTTGGCGTTGCTCACGGGCTTTATAATCATTCGCGGAGTCAATCATCGCCTGCTCACGGCCAGCACCACGCTTGAAAGCGGAGCGTCACAGGTCGCCGCCGCCGCCGCCCAAGTCTCCTCGTCCAGCCAGGCTCTCGCCGAAGGTGCCAGCGAACAGGCCGCCAGCCTCGAAGAATCCAGTGCGTCACTCGAAGAAATGTCGTCGATGACCAAGCGCAACGCCGAGAATGCCCAGAAGGCCCGCGAACTCTCCTTGCAAACCCGTGCCTCCACCGAGTCCGGCGCCGGTCGTGTCGACGAGATGCACAAGGCCATGCACGCGATCAAAGCTTCGTCCGACGACATCGCCAAGATCATCAAGACCATCGATGAGATCGCCTTTCAGACCAACATCCTCGCGCTGAACGCCGCGGTCGAAGCCGCCCGTGCCGGCGATGCGGGCGCGGGTTTCTCAGTCGTAGCCGAGGAGGTTCGTAACCTCGCGCAACGGTCCGCCACCGCCTCGCGCGAAACCGCCGGCAAGATCGAATCCGCCATTCAAAAAAGCCAGCAAGGCGTGTCTCTCGCCGATGCTGTTTCGCAGGCTCTGGGCGACATTCTCGAAAAAGCACGCGGCATGGATTCGGTCATCGCCGAGATTGCCCAGGCTTCGAACGAACAAAGTCAGGGCATCTCGCAGATTAACATCTCCATCACCCAGATGGACCAGGTCACCCAGTCCAATGCCGGTAACGCCGAGGAAACCGCCGCCGCCGCCGAAGAACTCAATGCCCAATCGCTCACGTTGCGCGAAGCCGTCGGTGATCTTCGCAGACTGATCGGCGGCAAAACTCCCGCCGGGGATCAAGCATCCGCTAACTCCGGTTCTCACGACCGCCCGAAGCAGCCAGCCAGACTGGGTGGGCGCCTCGGAAAACCCTCCTTTTCCAAGCTCTGA
- a CDS encoding chemotaxis protein CheW, with translation MKTTLQAPSATTTNSGKYLTVVLENEAYGIAVLKVREIIRMQKITPIPQMPEFVKGVINLRGRVIPVLDLRVKFGLQASFAERTCIVVVQVTLPASVVQMGLIVDSVEEVVSLTPAEIEPTPDFGTRIDTTYILGMAKIKGIVKTLLDIDRVVAPDTMEAIARSAAA, from the coding sequence ATGAAAACGACACTCCAAGCACCCTCCGCCACCACGACCAACTCCGGAAAATACCTGACCGTGGTTCTTGAAAACGAAGCCTACGGCATCGCCGTGCTCAAGGTTCGTGAAATCATTCGCATGCAGAAAATCACCCCCATCCCGCAGATGCCTGAATTCGTGAAGGGTGTTATCAATCTGCGCGGTCGCGTGATCCCGGTGCTCGATTTACGCGTGAAATTCGGCCTGCAAGCCTCGTTCGCCGAACGCACCTGCATCGTCGTGGTGCAGGTCACGCTGCCGGCGTCCGTCGTGCAGATGGGCCTGATCGTCGATAGCGTAGAGGAAGTCGTCAGCCTCACCCCGGCTGAAATCGAGCCCACGCCCGACTTCGGCACACGTATCGACACGACCTACATTCTCGGCATGGCCAAGATCAAGGGCATCGTGAAAACCCTCCTGGATATCGATCGCGTCGTGGCACCGGACACCATGGAAGCAATCGCCCGCAGCGCCGCGGCTTAA